One Leisingera sp. M658 genomic window carries:
- a CDS encoding sulfurtransferase TusA family protein encodes MTEINETLDAIGLLCPLPVLKARKRLKSLQPGHVLQLLADDPAAVIDVPHFCNEAGHEFLGHSDGAGHQAYLIRKGS; translated from the coding sequence ATGACCGAGATCAATGAGACATTGGATGCCATCGGGCTGCTGTGCCCCCTGCCCGTCCTGAAGGCCCGCAAGCGGTTGAAATCGCTGCAGCCCGGCCATGTGCTGCAACTGCTGGCGGATGATCCGGCGGCGGTGATTGACGTGCCGCATTTCTGCAATGAGGCGGGCCATGAATTCCTCGGCCACAGCGACGGCGCTGGCCACCAAGCCTATCTGATCCGCAAGGGCAGCTAA
- a CDS encoding phosphatidylglycerol lysyltransferase domain-containing protein: MLFSKSTAPRPAARLIRLTLPFLVMGGCLWLLQTQTELPPMRELGAILGSLPAWKWGAAVLATGLSFWALGRYDSVAHRHLGTGLDGPAARRAGMAAIAFSQTAGFGLITGSYARWRLLPGLSPLQAGQLTALVAVTFLAALSVICGAALILAPPSPGLAWAGGVILAAAASVSVFSFLHPQTPLFRLRLRWPSLTAMAALGFWAAVDVAAAGTALWLLLPGGIETSWAQLLTAYAIALGFAVVSSAPGGAGPFELALCALLPAVPDHSLIAGLLAFRLVYYAVPAVLAALLMIYPGLLPARAAAAGDTDLLGSRSLPPAALPGSRACSETGIIRQNGGHVQMFGLNRIAMLDSPQASIALFDPLSGLAAETFAPLARHAQTRNAAACYYKCSGRSALHARKSGWRVLLIAEDAVLNPLEFSEGGSSCRQLRRKLRHAEKAGIEVCRAAARLPFDQMRDADAAWQSAHGAAYGTTMGRFEPGYLAAQEVILAFRDGQLIGFASFHTSAREWCLDLIRMRPDVPDGTGHALVRAGIAAAAAESIPRLSLAAVPGHRLAKGVDRGLRRFKASFAPRWEPRYMAAPSWLQMALCIGELLRLVHRPPAVQPAAAAAPAHNEDEENEIALARPA; this comes from the coding sequence ATGCTGTTTTCAAAATCCACCGCCCCCAGGCCGGCTGCGCGGCTGATCCGGCTGACCCTGCCTTTTCTGGTGATGGGGGGCTGTCTTTGGCTGCTGCAAACACAGACCGAATTGCCGCCGATGCGGGAGCTTGGTGCCATCCTGGGCAGTTTGCCCGCCTGGAAGTGGGGGGCCGCCGTATTGGCCACCGGCCTCAGCTTTTGGGCGCTGGGACGTTATGATTCCGTGGCCCACCGCCATCTTGGCACCGGTTTGGATGGTCCTGCAGCGCGGCGCGCAGGCATGGCCGCCATCGCTTTTTCGCAGACTGCCGGGTTTGGCCTGATCACCGGCAGCTATGCCCGCTGGCGCTTGCTGCCCGGCCTGTCGCCGCTGCAGGCTGGCCAGCTCACAGCATTGGTGGCTGTCACATTTTTGGCAGCACTTTCGGTAATCTGCGGTGCCGCGCTGATCCTGGCACCGCCGTCGCCGGGCCTGGCCTGGGCTGGCGGTGTGATCCTGGCCGCCGCCGCCAGCGTATCGGTCTTCAGCTTTCTGCATCCGCAAACACCGCTGTTCCGGCTGCGGCTGCGCTGGCCCTCGTTGACCGCAATGGCCGCTTTGGGGTTCTGGGCGGCCGTCGACGTCGCCGCCGCCGGCACAGCGTTGTGGCTGCTGCTGCCGGGCGGAATTGAAACATCCTGGGCGCAGCTGCTTACGGCCTATGCGATTGCGCTGGGGTTTGCAGTTGTGTCTTCAGCCCCCGGCGGGGCCGGCCCGTTTGAACTGGCGCTTTGCGCGCTGCTGCCTGCGGTCCCCGACCACAGTCTGATCGCCGGGCTGCTGGCCTTCCGTCTGGTCTATTATGCAGTGCCGGCGGTTCTGGCCGCCTTGCTGATGATCTATCCCGGACTGCTGCCGGCAAGGGCTGCAGCCGCCGGCGATACAGACCTGCTGGGCAGCCGCAGCCTGCCGCCAGCCGCCCTGCCCGGCAGCAGGGCATGCTCTGAAACCGGGATTATCCGGCAGAACGGCGGCCATGTGCAGATGTTTGGCCTGAACCGGATTGCGATGCTGGACAGCCCGCAGGCATCGATTGCGCTGTTTGATCCACTGTCGGGCCTTGCAGCCGAAACCTTTGCTCCGCTGGCCCGCCATGCCCAAACCCGCAACGCCGCCGCCTGCTATTACAAATGCAGCGGGCGCAGTGCGCTGCACGCCCGCAAGTCCGGCTGGCGCGTCCTGCTGATCGCCGAAGACGCGGTTTTAAACCCGCTTGAGTTTTCCGAGGGCGGTTCCTCCTGCCGCCAGTTGCGCCGCAAACTGCGTCATGCGGAGAAAGCAGGCATTGAGGTCTGCCGCGCCGCGGCCCGGCTGCCCTTTGATCAGATGCGGGACGCCGATGCAGCCTGGCAATCGGCCCATGGCGCCGCCTATGGCACCACGATGGGCCGGTTTGAACCTGGCTATCTGGCCGCCCAGGAGGTGATCCTGGCGTTCCGGGACGGGCAGCTGATCGGCTTTGCCAGCTTTCACACATCCGCCCGCGAATGGTGCCTGGATCTGATCCGGATGCGCCCTGATGTTCCGGACGGGACCGGCCATGCGCTGGTGCGGGCCGGCATAGCTGCCGCCGCAGCCGAAAGTATCCCGCGCTTGTCGCTGGCAGCCGTGCCCGGTCACCGCCTGGCCAAGGGCGTGGACCGGGGCCTGCGCCGGTTCAAGGCCAGCTTTGCGCCAAGGTGGGAGCCGCGCT
- the purS gene encoding phosphoribosylformylglycinamidine synthase subunit PurS: MKARVHVMLKNGVLDPQGEAVRHALGALGFDKVEGVRQGKVIDLDLADGATEADVTAMCEKLLANTVIESYSIELQ; encoded by the coding sequence ATGAAGGCACGGGTGCATGTGATGCTGAAGAACGGGGTTCTGGATCCGCAGGGCGAGGCGGTGCGCCACGCGCTGGGGGCCCTGGGCTTTGACAAGGTTGAAGGTGTGCGGCAGGGCAAGGTGATCGATCTGGATCTGGCAGACGGCGCCACCGAGGCAGACGTGACCGCAATGTGCGAAAAGCTGCTGGCCAACACCGTGATCGAATCCTACAGCATCGAGCTGCAGTGA
- a CDS encoding ATP-binding protein, with protein sequence MTAPRFDVTKPKRKTGSRTISWRARLSLVLFMLVAAVTVWTTNRALTHRFTESTRNRAELRLALYSGNLLSELRQHAIVPQLLARDQTLISALQSNDFSLSTQRLISFVDEIGAASIMLLAQDGRTVAATDRNRLGETHRNAAYFVDAIRAKSTVFSVIPREVGGYRFTYSRRMIDATGVLGAIVVEVDLQKFERAWAGISDAVLVTDSTGNIILATEARWRGLQEGDALTLQTPEGAIQRAIRATTDWTALPPDAYLQGEAVMRLETRVPFQGWRMASFTTYSSVRERVNAVLALEIMGFAILLALAFYALSRKTALRMALFQRESAELRVLNARLQREIAERERMQKTLAVAEQSLAQSSKLAALGEMSAAVSHELNQPLAAMKTYLAGARLLLNRNRPDEALASFGRIDDLIERMGAITRQLKSYARKGGDTFSPVNVGDALASSLSMMEPQLRQRHVKITRILPEEPVMVMGDRMRLEQVMVNLLRNALDATKSVADPEVEILLAAGETATLSVRDNGVGINDFDELFEPFYTTKQPGDGVGLGLAISSGIVNDLGGRLTARNGQNGGAVFEMQLPVLVDGIEAAE encoded by the coding sequence ATGACCGCCCCGCGCTTTGATGTGACCAAACCCAAGCGGAAGACCGGCTCGCGCACGATTTCGTGGCGCGCGCGGCTGTCGCTTGTGCTGTTCATGCTGGTGGCGGCTGTCACCGTGTGGACCACAAACCGGGCGCTGACCCACCGTTTTACCGAAAGCACCCGCAACCGGGCCGAACTGCGGCTGGCGCTGTATTCGGGCAACTTGCTGAGCGAGCTGCGCCAGCATGCGATTGTGCCGCAGCTGCTGGCGCGCGACCAGACGCTGATTTCGGCACTGCAATCCAATGACTTTTCCCTGTCCACCCAGCGGCTGATCTCTTTTGTGGATGAGATCGGCGCGGCCTCGATCATGCTGCTGGCGCAGGATGGCCGCACGGTGGCCGCAACCGACCGCAACCGGCTGGGCGAGACCCATCGCAATGCTGCCTATTTTGTCGATGCGATCCGGGCCAAGTCGACAGTCTTTTCGGTGATCCCGCGGGAAGTGGGCGGCTACCGTTTCACCTATTCACGGCGAATGATCGATGCGACCGGCGTCCTGGGCGCGATTGTCGTCGAGGTGGACCTGCAGAAGTTCGAACGGGCCTGGGCCGGGATTTCCGATGCAGTTCTGGTCACCGACAGCACCGGCAATATCATCCTGGCCACCGAGGCCCGTTGGCGCGGGCTGCAGGAAGGCGATGCGCTGACCCTGCAGACGCCCGAGGGCGCCATTCAGCGGGCGATCCGGGCCACCACCGACTGGACCGCGCTGCCGCCGGACGCTTACCTGCAGGGCGAGGCTGTGATGCGGCTGGAAACCCGGGTGCCGTTCCAGGGCTGGCGGATGGCGTCCTTCACCACTTATTCCTCGGTTCGTGAGCGGGTTAACGCGGTGCTGGCGCTGGAAATTATGGGATTCGCCATCCTGCTGGCGCTGGCGTTTTATGCGCTGAGCCGGAAAACCGCGCTGCGCATGGCCTTGTTCCAGCGCGAGTCGGCAGAGCTTCGCGTATTGAATGCGCGCCTCCAGCGGGAAATTGCCGAGCGCGAACGGATGCAAAAGACCCTGGCCGTGGCGGAACAGAGCCTGGCGCAAAGCTCGAAACTGGCCGCCTTGGGGGAGATGTCGGCTGCCGTCAGCCATGAGCTGAACCAGCCGCTGGCGGCGATGAAAACCTATCTGGCCGGCGCCCGTCTGCTGCTTAACCGCAACCGTCCGGATGAGGCGCTGGCCTCCTTTGGCCGGATCGATGATCTGATTGAGCGGATGGGGGCAATCACCCGGCAGCTGAAATCCTATGCGCGCAAGGGCGGCGATACGTTCAGCCCTGTAAACGTGGGCGATGCGCTGGCCTCCAGCCTGTCGATGATGGAACCGCAGCTGCGTCAGCGGCATGTGAAAATCACCCGGATTTTGCCCGAAGAACCTGTTATGGTGATGGGTGACCGGATGCGGCTGGAACAGGTCATGGTCAACCTCTTGCGCAACGCGCTGGACGCCACCAAATCAGTGGCCGACCCGGAGGTGGAAATCCTGCTGGCGGCGGGCGAGACGGCAACCCTGTCGGTGCGCGACAACGGGGTGGGGATCAACGACTTCGATGAATTGTTCGAGCCGTTCTACACCACCAAGCAGCCCGGCGACGGGGTTGGTTTGGGTCTTGCCATCTCCTCGGGGATCGTCAACGACCTAGGGGGACGGCTGACCGCCCGCAACGGCCAGAACGGCGGCGCGGTCTTTGAGATGCAATTGCCGGTCCTGGTGGACGGCATCGAGGCTGCGGAATGA
- a CDS encoding sigma-54 dependent transcriptional regulator produces the protein MAQAMKIAIVDDEQDMRQSISQWLALSGYDTETFSSAEEALKVLGPDYPGIVISDIKMPGMDGMQFLKKLMGSDSALPVIMITGHGDVPMAVEAMRVGAFDFLEKPFNPDRMSELAKRATGARRLTLDNRVLRRELSDGGQIMKKLIGQSPVMERLREDILDLGQADGHVLIDGETGTGKTLVAHALHAVGSRAGKKFVLISCAALEEEALAKRLFGPMQPEDSMLPAVEEARGGTLVLEDIDALSETLQAKLLSVINEQGTPAETRIIAISNLQEAGKTCEDALRPDLFYRLAALRITVPPLRQRGEDILTLFTRLSEQFSEEYGCEAPQVSAQEAAQLLQAPWPGNVRQLINIAERAVLQSRRGSGTIASLLMSDHEEMQPVMTTEGKPLKEYVEAFERMLIDNTMRRHKGSIASVMDELCLPRRTLNEKMAKYGLQRSDYLA, from the coding sequence ATGGCCCAGGCTATGAAAATCGCGATCGTGGACGACGAACAGGATATGCGGCAGTCGATCAGCCAGTGGCTGGCATTGTCGGGTTACGACACCGAGACCTTTTCCAGTGCAGAAGAAGCGCTGAAGGTGCTGGGCCCGGATTACCCCGGCATCGTGATCTCCGACATCAAGATGCCCGGCATGGACGGGATGCAGTTCCTGAAAAAGCTGATGGGCAGCGATTCTGCACTGCCGGTGATCATGATCACCGGCCACGGCGATGTGCCGATGGCGGTGGAGGCGATGCGCGTGGGCGCCTTCGACTTCCTGGAAAAACCGTTCAATCCGGACCGGATGTCGGAACTGGCCAAGCGCGCCACTGGTGCGCGCCGCCTGACGCTGGACAACCGGGTGCTGCGGCGTGAATTGTCGGATGGCGGCCAGATCATGAAGAAACTGATCGGCCAAAGCCCGGTTATGGAACGCCTGCGCGAAGATATCCTCGACCTGGGGCAGGCGGACGGCCATGTGCTGATCGACGGCGAGACCGGCACCGGCAAAACCCTGGTGGCGCATGCGCTGCACGCGGTTGGCAGCCGTGCGGGCAAGAAATTCGTGCTGATCTCCTGTGCTGCCTTGGAAGAGGAAGCACTTGCCAAACGCCTGTTCGGGCCGATGCAACCCGAAGACAGCATGCTTCCGGCAGTCGAGGAAGCCCGTGGCGGCACCCTGGTGCTGGAAGATATCGACGCGCTGTCTGAGACGTTGCAGGCCAAGCTGCTGAGTGTGATCAACGAGCAGGGCACCCCGGCAGAAACCCGGATTATCGCCATTTCCAACCTGCAGGAAGCGGGCAAGACCTGCGAAGACGCGCTGCGCCCGGATCTGTTCTACCGCCTGGCAGCATTGCGCATCACCGTGCCGCCGCTGCGCCAGCGCGGCGAAGATATCCTGACGCTGTTCACCCGCCTGTCCGAGCAATTCTCGGAAGAATACGGGTGCGAGGCGCCGCAGGTCAGCGCGCAGGAGGCGGCACAGCTGCTGCAGGCACCCTGGCCGGGCAACGTGCGCCAGCTGATCAACATTGCGGAACGCGCGGTCCTGCAGTCGCGCCGTGGCTCGGGCACCATTGCCTCGCTCTTGATGTCCGATCACGAGGAAATGCAGCCGGTGATGACCACCGAAGGCAAGCCGCTGAAGGAATATGTGGAAGCCTTTGAACGGATGCTGATCGACAACACCATGCGCCGCCACAAAGGGTCTATTGCCAGCGTGATGGACGAGCTGTGCCTGCCGCGCCGGACGCTGAACGAGAAGATGGCCAAATACGGCCTGCAGCGGTCCGACTATCTGGCGTAA
- the purC gene encoding phosphoribosylaminoimidazolesuccinocarboxamide synthase has translation MARRKKIYEGKAKTLYEGPEPGTIVQYFKDDATAFNAEKHDVIEGKGVLNNILSEFFMLGLGQIGVPTHFLKRLNMREQLVRSCEIIPLEVIVRNYAAGSISKRLGIDEGTQLPRPIVEYCYKDDALGDPLVTEEHIAAFGWASQQDMDDVLSLALRVNDFLSGVFLAVGIRLVDFKIEIGRVYEGDFQRLVIADEISPDSCRLWDVKTGQKLDKDVFRRDLGSLTDAYSEVARRLGVMPNNPPAPGKPTLVN, from the coding sequence ATGGCGCGTCGCAAGAAAATCTATGAAGGCAAGGCCAAAACACTGTATGAAGGTCCCGAGCCGGGCACCATCGTGCAGTATTTCAAAGATGATGCCACCGCCTTTAATGCTGAAAAGCACGACGTGATCGAGGGCAAGGGTGTTCTGAATAACATTCTGAGCGAGTTTTTCATGCTGGGCCTGGGGCAGATCGGTGTGCCGACCCATTTCCTGAAGCGTTTGAATATGCGCGAGCAGCTGGTGCGCAGCTGCGAGATCATTCCGCTGGAAGTGATTGTGCGCAATTATGCTGCAGGCTCGATCTCCAAGCGCCTCGGGATTGACGAGGGCACCCAGCTGCCGCGCCCGATTGTGGAATACTGCTATAAGGACGACGCCCTGGGCGATCCGCTGGTCACCGAAGAGCATATCGCCGCCTTTGGCTGGGCCAGCCAGCAGGACATGGACGACGTCCTGAGCCTGGCGCTGCGGGTGAATGACTTTCTGTCCGGCGTGTTCCTTGCCGTGGGCATCCGTCTGGTGGATTTCAAGATCGAGATCGGCCGCGTCTATGAGGGCGACTTCCAGCGTCTGGTGATCGCCGACGAGATCAGCCCGGACAGCTGCCGCCTGTGGGACGTGAAGACAGGCCAGAAGCTGGACAAGGACGTGTTCCGCCGCGACCTGGGCAGTCTGACCGATGCCTACAGCGAAGTGGCGCGCCGCCTGGGCGTGATGCCGAACAACCCGCCGGCGCCGGGCAAGCCGACGCTGGTCAACTAA
- a CDS encoding DUF1476 domain-containing protein, with product MTTFDEREQAFEAKFAHDEEMQFKARARRNKLVGLWAAELLGKSGSSAADYAQSVVAADLEEAGHEDIVRKLSGDLGSQASETQIRGKLQELMPQAQAEILSEAS from the coding sequence ATGACTACATTTGACGAACGCGAACAGGCGTTTGAGGCCAAATTCGCGCATGATGAGGAAATGCAGTTCAAAGCCCGTGCGCGGCGCAACAAGCTGGTCGGCCTTTGGGCGGCAGAGCTGCTGGGGAAAAGCGGCTCATCTGCCGCCGATTACGCCCAGTCCGTCGTTGCTGCTGATCTTGAGGAAGCCGGCCATGAGGATATCGTGCGCAAGCTGTCAGGCGACCTCGGCTCTCAGGCAAGCGAAACACAGATCCGCGGCAAACTGCAGGAACTGATGCCGCAGGCGCAGGCAGAAATTCTGAGCGAAGCCAGCTGA
- the purQ gene encoding phosphoribosylformylglycinamidine synthase subunit PurQ: MKAAVVVFPGSNCDRDLAVAFEQAGFDVSMVWHKDSALPEGVDIVGVPGGFSYGDYLRCGAIAAQSPICKAVVAHADRGGYAIGVCNGFQILTETGVLPGALLRNAGLKYICRTVDLKVATSESVFTQGYSAGDVIGVPIAHHDGNYFADAETVKALQDQDRVAFTYADNPNGSVADIAGILSDNRRVLGMMPHPERAADEGHGGTDGTAVFRALAGMVTAA; this comes from the coding sequence ATGAAGGCGGCGGTAGTAGTCTTCCCGGGTTCAAACTGTGATCGCGATTTGGCGGTGGCGTTTGAGCAGGCTGGTTTCGACGTGTCGATGGTCTGGCACAAGGACAGCGCGCTGCCGGAAGGCGTCGATATCGTTGGTGTTCCTGGCGGTTTCTCCTACGGCGACTACCTGCGCTGCGGTGCTATCGCGGCGCAATCGCCGATCTGCAAGGCTGTGGTCGCGCACGCAGACCGCGGCGGCTATGCCATCGGCGTCTGCAACGGATTCCAGATCCTGACCGAAACCGGCGTGCTGCCGGGCGCATTGCTGCGCAACGCAGGTTTGAAATACATCTGCCGCACCGTGGACCTGAAGGTGGCGACGTCTGAGAGCGTCTTTACCCAAGGGTACAGTGCAGGCGATGTGATCGGTGTGCCGATTGCCCACCATGATGGCAATTATTTTGCCGATGCAGAGACCGTCAAGGCGCTGCAGGACCAGGACCGGGTGGCCTTCACCTATGCAGACAACCCCAATGGTTCGGTTGCTGATATTGCCGGTATCCTGTCGGACAACCGCCGCGTGCTTGGCATGATGCCGCACCCGGAACGGGCCGCGGATGAAGGGCACGGCGGCACCGATGGCACGGCAGTCTTCCGCGCATTGGCGGGCATGGTCACTGCGGCGTGA
- a CDS encoding Rne/Rng family ribonuclease, which yields MAKKMLIDATHAEETRVVVVDGNKVEEFDFESENKRQLAGNIYLAKVTRVEPSLQAAFVDYGGNRHGFLAFSEIHPDYYQIPVADREALMEEERAYAEAMRARDEEDEEKPAKPKRSRRSKSAAKAAKTSSDDAVETKEVEASEEKTAEIAGMETIDLSDSAEAGDDLADVPEGSSPVEHVAETPVDEPEDDDVSAPEAAEADVPAGPAETAGEEAPAEAAAEAAVAEEAPAETAEEPAAKAEAGSEAAEDDAETAAPEAASANAGADSADSGDSDEDAGETGRADATSKDDSIESVADEDDSEDIRPPRKPRPRRYKIQEVIKVRQVLLVQVVKEERGNKGAALTTYLSLAGRYCVLMPNTARGGGISRKITNADDRKKLKDIATELDVPTGAGLIVRTAGAKRTKSEIKRDYEYLQRMWEQIRELTLKSIAPAKIYEEGDLIKRSIRDLYSREIDEVLVEGERGYRIAKDFMKMIMPSHAKNVKNYQEGLPLFARFQVESYLAGMFNPTVQLKSGGYIVIGVTEALVAIDVNSGRATKQGSIEETALNTNLEAAEEVARQLRLRDLAGLIVIDFIDMDERKNNAAVEKRMKDKLKTDRARIQVGRISGFGLMEMSRQRLRPGMIEATTAPCPHCHGTGLIRSDDSMALSILRQIEEEGTRRRSREVLVRCPVSIANFLMNQKREHIAQIEARYGLSVRIEGDPHLVSPDFVLEKFKTASRVVPAATAPVVSVDTSIMDQVDAEEASEDEAEEPAAAEAAPAAEEAEQDDKPKRKRRRRRRRKSGNGEQGQDGENGDEASDEPQQQDDAAEPAEAAAEGEGAAAEEVKEKKPSRSRTRTRSRKPKAKPAEAEAAEEAPAAAETAEASVQDAPAAAGAEDAPAAETVAQAPSEDAAEGAQAAAAPDAEPAADSTAEAQDAAPAEATAPAEAIAVEVEAAPAEPVAAEAEAVPEEEPVEAAPDAAAEAVAEQPAAEEAAQPEPAPSQEEKQPEPAMAVAAAEPEPAAPPKPKRRGWWSVGS from the coding sequence ATGGCAAAGAAGATGCTTATCGACGCCACCCACGCGGAAGAGACCCGTGTTGTGGTTGTGGATGGAAACAAGGTTGAGGAATTCGACTTTGAATCCGAAAATAAACGCCAGCTTGCTGGCAATATTTACCTCGCAAAAGTAACCCGGGTCGAACCGTCGCTGCAGGCGGCGTTTGTGGACTATGGCGGCAACCGCCATGGCTTCCTGGCGTTTTCCGAAATCCACCCGGATTATTACCAGATCCCCGTCGCCGACCGTGAGGCGCTGATGGAGGAAGAGCGCGCCTATGCCGAGGCGATGCGTGCCCGCGACGAGGAAGACGAAGAAAAACCGGCCAAGCCCAAGCGGTCGCGCCGGTCCAAATCCGCCGCCAAGGCTGCCAAGACCTCTTCTGATGATGCAGTGGAAACCAAGGAGGTTGAGGCCTCTGAGGAGAAGACCGCTGAAATCGCCGGAATGGAGACCATCGACCTGAGCGACAGTGCTGAGGCCGGGGATGATCTGGCGGACGTGCCGGAAGGGTCCTCACCGGTGGAACATGTCGCGGAAACGCCGGTGGACGAGCCGGAAGACGATGATGTGTCTGCACCTGAGGCAGCCGAAGCCGACGTGCCTGCCGGGCCCGCTGAGACTGCTGGCGAAGAAGCACCAGCAGAGGCGGCAGCTGAGGCCGCCGTTGCCGAAGAGGCACCTGCAGAAACTGCGGAAGAGCCAGCAGCCAAGGCTGAAGCCGGCTCCGAAGCAGCTGAGGACGATGCAGAAACGGCCGCTCCGGAAGCCGCATCTGCCAATGCCGGTGCTGACTCCGCAGACAGCGGCGACAGCGATGAAGACGCGGGCGAAACCGGCCGCGCCGATGCAACCTCCAAAGATGACAGCATCGAATCCGTTGCCGATGAGGACGACAGCGAGGACATCCGTCCGCCGCGCAAGCCGCGTCCGCGCCGCTACAAGATCCAGGAAGTGATCAAAGTCCGCCAGGTTCTGCTGGTGCAGGTCGTCAAGGAAGAGCGCGGCAACAAGGGTGCGGCTCTGACCACCTACCTGTCTCTGGCCGGCCGCTATTGCGTGCTGATGCCCAACACTGCCCGCGGCGGGGGCATCTCCCGCAAAATCACCAACGCGGATGACCGCAAGAAGCTGAAGGATATCGCAACCGAACTGGACGTGCCGACCGGCGCGGGCCTGATCGTGCGCACCGCCGGTGCCAAACGCACCAAATCCGAGATCAAGCGCGACTATGAATACCTGCAGCGGATGTGGGAACAGATCCGCGAGCTGACGCTGAAATCCATCGCGCCGGCCAAGATCTATGAAGAAGGCGACCTGATCAAACGCTCGATCCGCGATCTTTACAGCCGTGAGATCGACGAGGTTCTGGTCGAAGGCGAGCGCGGCTACCGCATCGCCAAGGACTTCATGAAAATGATCATGCCGTCCCATGCCAAGAACGTGAAAAACTACCAGGAAGGGCTGCCGCTGTTTGCCCGCTTCCAGGTGGAAAGCTACTTGGCAGGCATGTTCAACCCGACCGTGCAGCTGAAATCCGGCGGCTACATCGTGATCGGCGTGACCGAGGCGCTGGTGGCAATTGACGTGAACTCGGGCCGGGCTACGAAACAGGGCTCGATCGAGGAAACCGCGCTTAACACCAACCTGGAGGCGGCTGAAGAAGTCGCCCGCCAGCTGCGTCTGCGCGACCTTGCCGGCCTGATCGTGATCGACTTCATCGACATGGACGAGCGCAAGAACAACGCCGCCGTCGAAAAACGGATGAAGGACAAGCTGAAGACAGACCGTGCCCGCATCCAGGTGGGCCGGATCTCGGGCTTTGGCCTGATGGAAATGTCGCGCCAGCGCCTGCGCCCCGGCATGATCGAGGCAACGACCGCTCCGTGCCCGCATTGCCATGGCACCGGACTGATCCGCTCCGACGACTCGATGGCGCTGTCGATCCTGCGCCAGATCGAAGAAGAGGGCACCCGCCGCCGCTCCCGCGAAGTGCTGGTGCGCTGCCCGGTCTCCATCGCCAACTTCCTGATGAACCAAAAACGCGAGCATATCGCCCAGATCGAGGCGCGTTACGGCCTGTCTGTGCGCATCGAAGGCGATCCGCATCTGGTCAGCCCGGATTTTGTGCTGGAGAAGTTCAAAACCGCATCCCGCGTGGTACCTGCTGCGACTGCTCCGGTGGTGTCCGTTGATACCTCGATCATGGATCAGGTGGACGCCGAGGAAGCCAGCGAGGACGAGGCAGAAGAACCGGCAGCAGCAGAGGCCGCACCCGCCGCCGAGGAGGCTGAGCAGGACGACAAGCCCAAGCGCAAGCGCCGCCGCCGCCGCCGCCGGAAATCCGGCAATGGCGAGCAAGGCCAGGATGGCGAAAACGGCGATGAGGCGTCTGACGAGCCGCAGCAGCAGGATGACGCAGCTGAGCCTGCGGAGGCTGCCGCCGAAGGTGAAGGCGCTGCCGCAGAAGAGGTGAAGGAAAAGAAACCTTCCCGCAGCCGCACCCGTACCCGGTCGCGCAAGCCAAAGGCCAAACCGGCTGAGGCAGAAGCCGCGGAAGAGGCTCCCGCCGCTGCAGAGACTGCCGAAGCTTCCGTGCAGGACGCCCCGGCCGCGGCTGGCGCTGAAGATGCCCCTGCAGCGGAAACCGTTGCGCAGGCCCCGTCTGAAGACGCTGCAGAAGGCGCACAAGCCGCTGCTGCCCCGGATGCTGAGCCTGCCGCGGACAGTACTGCAGAAGCGCAAGATGCCGCTCCGGCAGAAGCCACTGCTCCGGCGGAAGCCATCGCTGTTGAAGTGGAAGCTGCCCCGGCAGAACCGGTTGCCGCTGAAGCCGAGGCTGTACCGGAGGAAGAGCCTGTAGAGGCAGCACCGGATGCAGCCGCGGAGGCGGTGGCAGAACAGCCTGCTGCAGAAGAGGCCGCCCAGCCGGAGCCCGCACCCTCGCAAGAGGAGAAGCAGCCGGAACCTGCAATGGCCGTTGCTGCGGCTGAACCGGAACCGGCGGCACCGCCCAAGCCGAAACGCCGCGGCTGGTGGTCGGTGGGCAGCTGA